The Homalodisca vitripennis isolate AUS2020 unplaced genomic scaffold, UT_GWSS_2.1 ScUCBcl_2117;HRSCAF=6542, whole genome shotgun sequence DNA window TCTTCTAGAAGAGCGATAACTATCACAATCCTTCAGGAATTTGATATTGCTTATGCacaaatttttatacatgatttaaattatgaagctcaattctttattgccatatCCTTTGAGAGATGGGGTCACTAACGCTTAGCAAAATAGCATTGAAAAAGGTGTGAATGTTGTTGAAATATCATACGAATTGACGGAAAGTCATAATGACAGACCGAATTTTTTCCAGCTCCCAGAGTGATAACCTACACAAAAGCTCAAACCAACAACACACGAAACGAAAGGCTACTGGATAAGGGTGGTAATGATTTGTTTTACACCGGAGAGATGAAAGAAGTAACCGTCCCTGCTAAAGAGATGCTCGTAATCAGTTACATTCATTGGTACTTCCAAAGTACAAAAGTGATAGTAGATTTACCTCAGCATTTAACGCTACGGTTTTCATAAACCTATACTGAACTTGATTATACCTACTAGTACTCTTATACATGCTTTCATTAATTCAAGAAATAGTATAAAGATATTCAATCAATATCAaccttacttttaaaacaaagtataaatgtaaactaGTATTGAAACGTGTCACTTCATCAAACTCAGCGGatcgtaattattttaattgagtgGTTTTGAACACTAAAACTGATGAGAAGTTAACTTGTAAATTAGTGTAAACTCTGTTTATTGTCTGTGGTAACTTTTAAGTTAATCTAAGAAATTCATTAAACTAAACTTTCCCAACTCAACCAGTTAAATGCACTCACGGCTTTTCTTCTGTTTATGGGTGTTTGATATTTTAAGCTGTTTGCTgtgtaaaactaatatttgaaaCCAATAGTAAAAGCTAAAATACTCATATTTTCGGTTCCGTTTGTCTTCAATTGCAGAATATGTATTAGTTTGATGAtaacttttagtttttgtatgtttGGGAGAGTATTCATTTAGTTATGAGTAATGATTAGACATGACTATTCGGTAATCTTTGTTATTACTTAATCACCTTTAGGCATTTTAAGCACAGCTGTTCGGTGAGCAATCGTAGGTTAACTAGTGCAACAAACGAAAGTTAAGAAACTATGTcatgaataaatacaaaaaaattgagtTGTATGGATTaagattagaataaaatataacaaagtaaaaatttattcacaaaaaaggACTGTTTCTCACGCAATGGGTAGCTGCGGAAAATTCGTATACAGTAGTAGTTAGGCCAAAATAGtgcgtaaaaaacgtgaacatttatttcaatagtcTTCATTTATGAAatcaattcattaaattttacatcaCTCTAATATCACTGAAAGTGTAAGTCACCCCTTACAGccgatattataatatttaaaagaacttTAGAGTGTTTTCCTATGATAAATTTCAGTATTCAGTTTCTAGCCAGAGGTTAAAGCTTTTCAATACAGTGATTTGCTAATTCATCTATTGCATTATGTTGTGTTCAGTGTTTGCAATAATGAATTCgcaattttttatatagaagtaACCCTTTTTACCTATTAATGGTTCTTCCTCAAGGTTTGGAAGGTACAAAATTGTATACATGTAAAACcctctaaattttaaaatcttgtaatgaattcaaatgactttaggatgtcagaaaaatatatttcttcataattaGAAAAGTTTATTGTGACGTTGTagcaaaaatagtaaaatttagacaTCTTTAAATTACAGAACGACTTTGTCCGTGTTTATTAGACTTCAAAGGCAGATCTCCGCACTACCGCAGCAAGTCCCATACGCCCCATAGGCTGTTTGTGGGCTTGATACCATCGAAGGGGTTTAACAATCAAGAACCACAACGTGGATACAAAGAATTTTACAACTTCATAATAACCTAAACTAGTTAATTCCCAATCAAAACCCCCAGCAACAGGTTTTGAATCAATTAGGAGTTTAATTCATACTTTATTGCTGGATATCTGTTACATAATTCAGAAGTACTCATAAAGTACTCATCTCTCATGTCTTCCTCGAAGGCGCGATCAATCTTTCGTCGAGAAGGACCAATGCCAGAACGTCTAGGCGTGATCAGTTGCAGAGTGCGTCGGAAAACCTTCAGATATGgctataattactatttatttaaaaaaaacaactatttacaaattttaggtatataataaaattatttatataataagttaaaaattaataactagaCATATAATGTTCAAAGATATGTACTTTATACAAAttggtatatttacaaaaatgaaacttATTTAAATCATTCAATATAAGACTGGACGTGACTCGTCGCTTTAGGAGTCATCATTTAAATATCCCAGAGCTTATTCTACCTCAGGTTCTTCTAAAACTTTGtttgacatttgtttttgacaatgaaaggattatgaaagaaacaggattttttccaaacattttccattgttcagtgatacaacaaaacAATTTCTTCACAGATACAAAAGTGATATTTTGATCAGTGagcgatggcaaatttccggaaaatcttatttccttcacaatcctttcatcttCAAcacacaaactttaaacaaagaatggaATAAATAAGTGACATACGCTACATCTAATACAACTGTGCtcattgttacaaataatatatacatatatatatatatatatatatatatatatatatatatatatatatatagttttaaactaagtaaaaattCAACTATGATGCAGCTTTTTACATAAattgatttgtattaatatatatatccTATTTGGTAAACAATTACCCTAAATGGTACATTAGTTATAAAAGAAACAATAGGCTAATGATGGTAACTTCATTTTAGGTTAAACGTGGTAATGAGGgaattttgtatttacatgttAGAGGGACGAAGCGATTCCATACAAAGTGGCCTGAAAAGCTTTATGAGTAGTTGctcgtaataataaaaaaataggaaagAGAAAGATAGGGACAAATCTTGCTTTATCATACCATTCTCACTAAGAAGATGAAAGGACGACGGCACAATAATGAACTGCGCTACACAAATGCCATACTTCCTAGATAGTTAAGACATCCTCTCTACCTTGGTCCTTGTAAAGATCTCACTTTCGCTAAAACTGCCATCATCTCATAAACTGCGACTTCTGAAATTAAGTTTTTGTCTCTGATAATTCTGATTTATCAAAGTAATTTGCTTACCTGCACTACATCACCTCTTATTGGTACAGTAAAATTTACTATCACTGTAGTACTCAGGACTTTATACCTATGCTTGTAgacatatataatatttctctTAAAGGAAATAGTACAGATATTTTTAAGAGAATAATGTGGAAAAAACTAAGTAGTTATTATGTGTTTTCCAGATTATTAATATATCTTTGGTTGAGTATGTCATACTGCAGTGGGCACCGTAAATTTCTTGGTTTGAGCTTTGAAggtattgatttataatttgtcaACTTGCaggtataaaaaaacttaattaccaCTTTCTCtctaaaaaacattgaaattatgagagttagtttcaaatattttaaagaattactcagaataaaataaaaaatatttttcccatAGCTAAACATAACCCACAATGAAACTTAATATATTAAGGAGCTTTTCTTGAtgagaaacaaaattttacttcaaaaaagtTGACACAggattttaaaacactttctcCACCCTTGATTTCATCATGTGGTTCATCATgaacatatctttaatttatgtACAGAACATGCATAAAAACCAATTTCGATACTGAATAATTAGCGAATGGTAATCGTGTAACTAGTTGTggcatattataatgtttaaaatctatGATTAACAATACAAGAAAGCCAACTTGCATGATCAAGAGTGAATTATCTTAAGTGATTATAAGAgtgaattacttaattttattaaaaatagatgaGTATCACTAGATATCCCTTTAAAATACATTACTGAAACTTACTTTTGGCAAGAAACTATAAATGGGAATTGATTATCAAATTACTTTGCTACATAACGAAAGAAGGGGGGGAAAGAAAAGAAATCACTATTATTCATACGACTAGTTCAACCTTAAACAGTGACGTTACCCAACAACGACCGCTATGAGATTGAGCtagtttttactataatataagaACAGGCAAGTAATCAgttaaaaattagatattatttagcCTTTTTATGACAAATATTCATGAATACACGTTTTGTTTGACAAAACTACTCGAATATAAGTCTTTAAATATTGTGTCTAGGCTTATCCAttatccattttattattttataaataatcataactaaataaaatctacatataaTACCATTTTGTActgattacttaattttaattgacttacaaatacataattgtaaataccAACTGAGGTTTAACTTGTATTCAAAAAATTATCGAATGCTAAATTTCAGCAGATCAGTGATATAATAGTTGAAACTTTATAAAatccaaactttatttatgttataCCTTTACTAGAGCTCTTGTTGACAGATATTAACTCATAgaagaaaatttacaatttttcaactTCCACCTTAGGAgagtcaattaaaataatatgttgagCTAACAGtattttgataaatgtttaaaatttgtgacACTAAATTATTAGAAACGTTCGCGATACATAAATATAGATATGAATGAGATTCTATTTGGGTAAAGATATAATACGGTATTGAttctctgtttaaagtttgttatttaaagtggaaggtttatttatttattattattaaatattaggcTATGAAAGGGTAATATTggttcggacatttgctatcctgatattttacaaaatgcataacAATACGATTGgaggattgaaatctatactCTTCGTCTGGTGAGAATACAATCAGTATATATGTACTGGAAAGCTACAACGTGCCGCAGTGGACTGCCAAGAGAATAGattcaatcctcgaaatgtagtgttatacattttgtaacatataacgatggcagtAATTTTGTACGTGTCTGAACATGTAGACGTAATTTGGCGACTGTCTGCGACTGAATGAGATCTCATTTGAGCTCCACACCTCTCCGTGTGTAACTAGAGACAGCAATCATCTCCTTGTAACCGTATCATTTGGCACTGTTATCTTCTTTGCTCTTGGGCATTCAAATCTGAAATAATGAAGAACAAGAAAGGTGTGTGGTATATAGATAACTGGCAGTCttctatttttttatcatataacgatggaaaatgctCAAAATCCTGTTGTCCTCCCGAATTATccttcttaaataataaaatttaacaaaagaaTGATAATTCATAAAAATGGCGTGACTTGATGAAACtgtataatatttctaaactatttcaatgtgtctgtttgaaagatatgaattaaaaaaaataattttgattggaTATCTTAAAGTGGCCTATTATTTCTCAAATATAATAATGGTGATGgtcttaaatagtaaaataaattattttagcccTATATTTTTCATCTATATGGTAAGTCTTTTTGAAAtttcctttataaaaatatattagacttACATAAATAATTACCAAGTAACATAGGACTATATGCTACTTGACCTACTTTTAAATACcccttaaaaaaatgtatgaaatttaaaactcgtAGATCtgagattccagatgctgcacgtaagaggacgGAGACTTGGAGCTCAACTGGACATTCGTAAATAAAGTTTATCACTAATCTAGCAATTTACACCTACTAAATATCATATTCATTCATCACAATtcttttttagataataaatgaatgattaaaatataaagaaatggtTATGTAAGAAGTTACTCAAcacaaaatatattcttattctcatATGCGTCAAAGAAcggaatttataattttaaatattcggTTATAGTCTTGAAAAACAGAAAAGTCAATAGatacataaatattgaacataatttaatacatacatatttaccgttttcaaaaaggcttaatgaaaatagtaatctagtacaatataaaacaaaatgaagatAAATAACCCTCTTCTACCCCCTTTTATAGGAGGTGGGTATTTATCCTctaaaaaatcaacaaaagtatttttttaagtatgttgaaggttgtacattgatatttcATTCCGTTTAGAAAATATCCAGGCGTattaggacttaatttacaccctgtacgtgtgtgtgtgtgtgtgtgtgtgtgtgtgtgtgtgtgtgtgtgtgtgtgtgtgtgtgtgtgtgtgtgtgtgtgtgtgtgtgtgtgtgtgtgtgtgtgtgtgtgtgtgtgtgtgtgtgtgtgtgtgtgtgtgtgtgtgattttacGTACTATATCTAATTTTCATTATGTTAATTTGTTAAGTGAGAGGGTTGGTTTTAATTTtgctacttaaaatatttaaatattctacaacAATCTTTcatttttagtaatacattaaatCTATCTATATAACTAATATGAAATCTTAACGCCACTGATTGACAAcctcatttaattaaaacatgaatatagCTCGAATTTTACTACTCTTCGTCTCTTATTGTGTTTTCTTCCTGTAAAAGAATGTCTCTACTTTTCCATGAAATTTCGGAAGTTTATGAGATACATATCACTTAAATTTGCTTTAGGATACCATGTAAagagcatatatatataaaaaacacgttACGTAATCTTCAAGGTATTCTAAGTTTACAtgtgattttttaaagtattacagtTATCTTCAATGATTTTACAACTCACAAGTTGGGCTTCGCTCGAAATTAAACGCAATTTATTAGCTTCAAATGTTTTGTGTATAATCGTATAAAAGGTCAACTTTTGAGTCTATTCCTTTTCCCAGAGGAATACTGATTTTACGCTTCTGATTCCAATATATAGAACACAATATTGCTTAAGGTACGATTTTCAGGCCAATGActgttaaattaacataaatgtaaaatttttaccgTCTTTATAGCGTATAATAGTTAacaaggtattaataatatttcactaatatatatgtataaagaatTCAAAGGAGAAATGAAATGTTACAACAAAGGGGGTGACCTGAAAGCCTGAAAATCCCACAAAGCCTCTGAAACACGATCCAATAGCTTATTGCCTCAGTGAATACAATAGTAGAGAAATGCATCCATAAGCCTAGCTTGGAGGAATTCTTTTTCTATACTTCAGGTTTTGCTAGACACTCTGGATCCAACTGGTGGTTTTTAATGCGCTACCTAGCTCCCAATTTCAACAAGTAAGGGCGCTCCTACACTGGAAGCCGGTCCGCTCAGTCAGGTACGACCAACCCGGTTCCGATCAGACAGATCAGATTTGACCCTCCTACACTGCAGCCGGTATTTCAACCCGACAGAGGCAGAGAGATGAGAAACTCAGTACTCTGTCAGCTCTCAAGAAGTGCGGATCGTGGCTTTAAcactttgaagtttgttttagttttgttgttgattattgtttgaattttacaatGGACGAGGATTTAGCGGGATTTTTTGTTGTTAGAcaggaatttattattaaattcaaacacGAGACAGTTTTGGGTACATGAGTTTAATGAAGATCACACCCAAAGTGAGTTTTATGTGACCTGTTTTACCCTTACGTGATCATGCTGACAAATTCAAGAAATACTATCGAATGACTGTTGAAACATATGACTACATACTGTCCCACATCAAGGGAGATTTACAGAAATGGTCCAACTTTAGAACTTGTATAGAACCTGCCGAAAAGCTATCGATTCTCTTGaggtaagtaaataaacatagtattcaggattgaaaacatttttattttatcaaaatataattgtaaaataatgtaaaataaatataacccaTGGAATCTAATGACTcttaatgttatttgtataactaagattataatgtataatcttaatgttaatctattacaatacaatttgagCGCATGTATCAAATATTGTCTAACGTGAagagaattataataattaaatctaattgtaaaaatgtatgtaataaatgagaataaaagtTGTTACACCTATCAACAGGGTATATAAGTAAATACTAGCTAACAAACGgtcaaacatttttaagcaaaagCTTAAACAATACTTATGTAAAAAAGAGAACTAATCATTAATGTTTCATCTGTTAATGTTTGTACTTAGAGATTCTCGAAGGTATTGGTGTAGGGAGGCGTCTGTATTTGGTCATTAGGGGTAGGCCAGGTTTCAGTATGTGGTGTAGTAGGCCTTGAAGTTGATGCATAgggattatttaagttgtatCCTCCAAAATTCCCTGATTGTGGACTAGAAAGAGGAGTATTTTACGGATTGGTATGGCCTGTTGCATCTTTCTTCTGCTTCGAGCTCAGCGATGACGCTATTGAAGATTGAagctttcaatttcatttttcgaAGGTATGGTAGCTTCTTCAGTGCAGGcagcaaacttttaaaaaacgaTAAGTCTTCATCCTCTTCCTCCATTGAGCTGGATTTTTGGACAGCAAACCGAGCTTCCAGTAGCTGGACTTTCCTTTTTTCCAAATTAAGAGCCTCGTTTTGTATTGTCGATCCTCGCTTTCTCTTTTGCCGAGGACGCTGAAACTCGTTGTTCACTGGAGTAGGACTAGGTGTGGACGTGTTATCGGATCGTTGAGCTCGTTCTACATTTGGTGACTCATCAGGTTCGTCGATATTTAGAGTAGACGTCTCATCATGTTCTGTTAAATCGGCATAATCCTCAGATTCTAGAAGAGTGTTGACAGGCGTATCAGAGACAGGGAGATTTCCAGTTGTCACTCGTGGCTTCATTACAGGCAATAAGAAAGTTAAAGATTCAAAGTAGGTCCATGTTGGTTTTGCTCCGGAACcagatttgttttcttttactttcttcCTGAACGTATCTCTCAAGTGCTCCCACGTCTTCCGTGCTTCGtctcctgaaataataatttccagtttGAAACTATAACTTAGACCagcaatgcaataaaaaaatacaatctatcTGGCACAGTTAGTAGCGTATTCcttgtaaagttatattttaatacaatcacaacttatataaaaaaattagcagaTAGTAGgtctttagttttgaaaaataggttttaaaacaagtgaagttaatatttattcctaattttaaTCGATTTTTTGAGGTTGTATTATTGTTTCAGGTATCTATCAACAGGCATGTCCTTTGAAGCATTGAGCGAAAACATTTCGCATGAGCAACTACACCGTCGGAAAAATAGTCGAGGAAGTTTGTGATTGCATGTGGGAACAGCTTGCCCCAGTCCACTTACCAGTGCCTAATAAACAAAGATTTCTTGAAATTGCAGCAGAATTTAAGGAGAAATGGAACTTTCCCAACTGTGTAGGTTGTATAGACGGAAAAACACGTTGAGAATAAAATCTCCTGGGAAAAGCGGTACAATGTTtttgaactataagaaaatttttttcagttaacCTTCATGCAGTAGCCGACGCCAAGTgtaaattcatattcatagatgTTGGAGCGTACGGAAAGCAAAGCGACGGGGGAGTTTTCGAAGCATCACCAATAtccaagttttttgaaaatttctcagAACATTTGCCTGCTCCCTCACCGATAGATACCAGCAGTGAAACACTCATTCCATATGTTCTGGTAGGCGACGATGCCTATCCATTAAAATCATACATAATGAAGCCATTCGGCCAACGAAATTTGAGTGAAGAAGAGCGCATATTTAATTATCGATTGTCAAGGTGCAGACGTTGTGTCGAGTGTGCATTTGgcattttaacttcaaaatggAAATTGCTCAGCAAACCCATCGAAACAGAAGTAGGAAAGGCTGAGAAAATCATCAAATGTATGTGTCTTCTACAAAACATCATTATTGACAGAGATAATATTACCGTCAATCCAGGAGTTCTAGAAAAAGGTCTACAGGAATACGTACAACATCACCAAAGGCCTAATCTAGGTACTACTCGACGGTATAATAGAGCAAACTACCGCTGCGAAGGATGTCAGAAATTTTTACAAAGAGTACTTCAATGGCCTAGGAAGTGTTCCGTGGCAAGATGAGATGGTCTTCAATGTTAACAAGTAAACATTAGTAGGCTTactgaaaaaaaagtttaaaaaataattatgtttgacaAACATTTGCTTCCAAGAACTGttttaccattattacatattttttagatattgatttgtagtttttttatacatatttaaatcgattataacaattaaattcaatgttgtattacaatgtttcctttatttattttgatcattctGACATTACTCCCATCAACATATACTGCAGTGGTATATACACCATCCAGGCCCACCTTCGTGGATCCACAAATCACGCTGGGCACCCCTACCCCCATTTGTCCCTACATACAATGTACAGCACTGCTAAGGTAAGATCtttataataatgcaaatttttcttgtttgaaattttagaaaatataccaaaaatcCTAATAGGTTTAAGAGAACGAATTCCGGAATTTTGTGAAGTTAACCAAATAACTGCGTTACCttgtttttaaggtattttaactGAAATGACAAGTTGTCTACAGGATGTCACAAAAGAACTTGATAAGCTTTTTTGCTCAAGAGCTCAAAGCTCAAGTTTTGCAATTTGAGAGCAATAATTATAACTTGTTACGTAGGTAAACGATAAAACGAAAATGTATGAGAACTGTACAGTACTTACCTTGGACATTCAGTTCCTTGGCTACTTCTTCCCATAACTTTGATCGGAAGTCCCGATTGTGATAAAACTTATCCCTTTGGTCCCATAATGTCGCTTTATCGCGCACTAACGAAATCAGTTTTCCTCTGTCTACCATTGCACAATATCTATTCTAAAACTtgactacaaattaaataaacaggaatGACACGGTCCTACATCGACTCTCGACTGGCCCGACGACTCCGACACGGACGAAAAAAACAAACAGGTTTGGTTCTCGGCCGATCCGTCTTTAGCATCGCCCGACGCGTCCGTTTACCGGGACGGCCCGCCGGTGCCAGTGTAGGAGGGTACACTGCGCGTCTTGTGTTTGTTTACTTCAGACGCGAGCCGACCGAGCCGACCGTCAAATCGGGAGAAAAAACGGGTCCAGTGTAGGAGCGCCCTAACTGAATTCCAGTATAAATTGTAAAGATACTGGAAAATAGTTACCTTTTTTGGTACAAGAATCAGTTTGCACTGATGTTGATAGAAAGACACGtgttaaaaacttttcaaattgaaCATAACctaatgttgtattttgtattctttggaaTCTATTGGTGTCCTCTTCCATACTGTTGCCATACGCGGGATAGCAATAGCAGAACACTGATAGAAAAGTGACTGCATGAGATGTAACTTGATGGACTCTGGCAGCATGTGTTTAAATCTGTACAGACCTATCAGGCTACCTACAGTTTTCAGCCCTCCCTATTTACGTCCCTGCAACTTGACAGCATGCCATTCCTTAACAATTTGTACCTGGTATTATGTAGTAGTCTGAAGGTTTTAGTATGGAGCCATGTCTCAGAAATTATAAAGACGTCAAAATGTAAATCACGCACGATAGAGCTCATTTCATCGAACCCCGTGATCAGTGACCTTGTGTTAATGTGCGCGACTTTCAGATGTCTATTACACTCCCCCTCCGCTAGTTTACTGAGGTCCGAGAAATCTCTGAGTTTTCAGGGGGCTATGATCACTGTGAACGATACTCAGAAGTTTAGGACGCAGAAGTTTTTGGCTCAATTTGGACGCTTTGTTGGCTGGATTCACATTATTATTAAGAAGAAGGGCTGCAGAAATGGCTTTCACAAAAAATGAGCCAAGGGAAGACAGGACCTTTTATTGAAATTGATACCGTTTTGGATGACGTTTTGTCTACAGACACAAGCATTGGACTCTATGAACGCAACACTAAAGCTTTAGAACACCAAGTCGAGCTGGTGGATGGAATGATATAGTCTTGTAGCTAAATGTTACACCTCACCAGAACACTGCTCAAAAAAATCGTAGTTTATAGGGAAGAAGCTTGGCATTATGCCGCGGATCCGCTTCTCACTTACTGCGGTCCGTGACGTAACCATGATCACCCCGATAGATATTCTTTAAGTCTTTACATCctacatgttttatattaaaaacagtatatACTAATGCAacctaataatttttctttgaactCAAGGATTGGAGGTGAAATATTGTGAGAGCGTCGTGCCGGAGGACTGATAACAGTATGCTTGTTGCTCGAGGACCTCAGAGGCAGCTGTACTGTGATGGGTAGTATATCTCAGCTGCAACAGGATTGGACAGAAAGCAATCTCTAGCCGAAGATCGCCTCTGTCTTATTTACGTCTCTGTGTCGCAGCTCACCTCACAGGCATTTTACAGTTCTACAGTTTTTCAGCAGATATTACCGAGTTTAGtcttttctttaaaatgtgattttacttattttttctatattgccAGTATATTTTTGACGTTAATCATTTCAGTAtcatatgatttgtttttttggcACCGGCTCTCAACTTGAGACAGATTAACTCGGAAGGAAATCCAATCTCTCTTTTCAATTTTCAACACTTTGGCGagttttactattaataatgttttgtggGGGATTAGTTGCTTAGTAGGTTAAGTCTCATATGTGGCTGTGATTGAAAGTGATGAGTTTGAATCACATCGTTATCTATACAGTACATCCTATCAACAAGCACAAAATATCTCGGGATGTAGTGACCGTAggcattttattcaaaatttaaaaataattaatttacgaATGATATAGTATAGTGCGTATATATAACTTCcactaattataaaatgaaaacttcacaaaattaaagttaacaaCATGTTATTAATGTACAACTTAATCATAAGCGTTTTCTTGTCAGATCAGATTTAAGATCGACAGAAAGTTATGTAATTCACTATCAATTTGCATCTTTCATCCCGACTCTGAATGTACCAAATCACACAACTTCATTTGAATCATCTACTGTGACGGTTTCCCTATCCGGACCGATTTCAAATCGAAATTTCTGTAATCACGTTCACTTTCAATTTACATATTTCATCCTGATTCTGAAATCACGCaactttgttttaatcatgtacagttaaattttctttataatgccAGATATCAGATCCACTTTAAGTAATCATATTCTTCAACGATGGCTATTGGATGCTGGAGATAGATTTGCGTGGTTGGACCATTTATAAATGCTTGAATTGTTGCATACCATTTTTAATGAGAGGTTACTACGACTGgaataattatattcaatagtagtttaaaaaaacat harbors:
- the LOC124371840 gene encoding uncharacterized protein LOC124371840 translates to MVDRGKLISLVRDKATLWDQRDKFYHNRDFRSKLWEEVAKELNVQGDEARKTWEHLRDTFRKKVKENKSGSGAKPTWTYFESLTFLLPVMKPRVTTGNLPVSDTPVNTLLESEDYADLTEHDETSTLNIDEPDESPNVERAQRSDNTSTPSPTPVNNEFQRPRQKRKRGSTIQNEALNLEKRKVQLLEARFAVQKSSSMEEEDEDLSFFKSLLPALKKLPYLRKMKLKASIFNSVIAELEAEERCNRPYQSVKYSSF